The Sebastes umbrosus isolate fSebUmb1 chromosome 19, fSebUmb1.pri, whole genome shotgun sequence genome has a segment encoding these proteins:
- the LOC119477763 gene encoding beta-1,3-galactosyl-O-glycosyl-glycoprotein beta-1,6-N-acetylglucosaminyltransferase 4-like — MNMGCSLRRLRRKSFLPSLLSLLTLCVLLLVSMKHSYVPVSLPPPAALDDIQTFHKYNINCLAIYDMDPVEVGKSLIIRRKQVVEDKDECLVNLTSNCPLFIQSRGYDDVCVSEEEKDFPLAYSMVVHKSAWMVERLIRALYSPRNIYCIHYDQKSSAEFISAMEGLAGCLPNVFIASKRESVFYASISRLKADLNCLSDLLESEVKWKYVINLCGQDFPLRSNIELVSELRKLNGANMLETSRPSVTKKERFTFHYELRDANFEYQKLPVKTEQLKTPPPHGMEMFCGNAYFVLSRNFVVHMDSSVVVKDFLAWSEDTYSPDEHFWATLVRLPGVPGEVPRSQPDITDLMSKTRLVKWQYLEENLYPHCSGEHVRSVCIFGAAEMHWLLNYGHWFANKFDPKVDPILIQCLEEKLEEKQKLFQSVASPTCRKG; from the coding sequence ATGAATATGGGATGTTCATTACGGAGACTAAGAAGAAAATCATTCCTCCCTTCCCTCCTGTCACTGCTGACCCTGTGTGTCCTGCTACTGGTCAGTATGAAGCACAGCTACGTCCCTGTGTCTCTACCTCCCCCGGCAGCTTTAGATGACATCCAGACATTTCACAAGTACAATATTAACTGTTTGGCCATCTATGACATGGACCCAGTGGAGGTGGGAAAGTCGCTGATCATCAGACGGAAACAAGTCGTGGAGGACAAAGATGAGTGTCTGGTTAACCTCACCTCCAACTGCCCGTTATTCATCCAGTCCAGAGGTTATGATGACGTGTGTGtctcagaggaggagaaagacttTCCTCTTGCTTACTCGATGGTTGTGCATAAGTCTGCGTGGATGGTAGAGAGGCTCATCAGAGCGCTGTACTCACCCCGTAACATCTACTGCATCCACTATGATCAGAAGTCTTCAGCTGAGTTCATCTCAGCCATGGAGGGTTTAGCTGGCTGTTTGCCCAACGTCTTCATCGCCTCCAAGCGAGAGTCCGTCTTCTACGCGAGCATCAGCAGATTGAAAGCTGATCTCAACTGTCTGTCCGACCTTCTGGAGTCAGAAGTCAAGTGGAAGTATGTCATCAACCTCTGTGGCCAAGATTTCCCCCTCAGGTCCAACATCGAGCTGGTGTCAGAACTGAGGAAGCTGAATGGAGCCAATATGCTGGAGACGAGCCGACCCAGTGTGACGAAGAAGGAGAGGTTCACCTTTCACTACGAGCTGAGGGATGCCAACTTTGAATATCAAAAACTGCCGGTGAAAACGGAGCAGTTAAAGACCCCGCCGCCACACGGCATGGAGATGTTCTGCGGCAACGCCTACTTCGTCTTGTCCCGGAACTTTGTGGTGCACATGGACTCCTCAGTTGTGGTGAAAGATTTTTTGGCCTGGTCAGAGGACACCTATTCACCGGATGAACACTTCTGGGCCACACTTGTTCGACTGCCGGGTGTTCCTGGAGAGGTGCCCAGATCGCAGCCCGACATCACGGACCTGATGAGTAAGACCAGGCTGGTGAAATGGCAGTACCTGGAGGAGAACCTGTACCCGCACTGCTCGGGGGAACACGTCCGCAGCGTTTGTATTTTTGGTGCGGCGGAAATGCATTGGTTGCTCAACTACGGTCACTGGTTCGCCAACAAGTTCGACCCCAAAGTGGACCCCATTCTCATTCAGTGCCTTGAGGAGAAgctggaggaaaaacaaaagttatTCCAATCAGTGGCATCTCCTACCTGTCGTAAGGGTTAA
- the LOC119478406 gene encoding 3-hydroxy-3-methylglutaryl-coenzyme A reductase-like: protein MLARLFRLHGLLVASHPWEVIVGTLALTVCLVSMNNLAASSQMCTWNECPKVEEKVHSSDIIILTITRCMAIVYIYFQFKNLRQLGSKYILGIAGLFTVFSSFVFSTVVIHFFGKELTGLNEALPFFLLLIDLSKACTLAKFALSSNSQEEVRENISQGMAILGPTFTLDALVECLVIGIGTMSGVPQLEIMCCFGCMSVLANYVVFMTFFPACVSLVLELSRESREGRPIWQLSHFARVLAEEEDNKPNPVTQRVKIIMSLALALVHAHTRLAAEHPNQNRSVEGPIAKRLDSGGTMWPLKLTSMDLEQVITLGLALLLAVKYVFFEQTETESSLSLMSPISSSPLTQKPRVAGDCCRRDFSTPKPQTTMNGFLVTSPDTKLSPEADTAFRKKGEAYNWTTEATQPPAAPVENGPCVSCFGDSLAPTPHVPQSSCDSEARTLEECMTILSDPQRGPRFLSDKDVMNLVTSRNILNYKLEAVLETPERGVAIRREMLSPKLPVLSALAFLPYKDYDYSKVMGTCCENVIGYMPVPVGVAGPLLLDEKQFYIPMATTEGCLVASTNRGCRALSLSGGCRSSILADSMTRGPVVRLPSACRAAEVKVWLETSDGFSMIKEAFDETSRFARLEKLLVGLAGRNLYIRFQSQTGDAMGMNMLSKGTEQALQRLQQQYPDVEVLSVSGNYCTDKKSAAINWILGRGKSAVCEATIPANVVREVLKSSTSSLVELNINKNLVGSAMAGSIGGFNAHAANIVAAIYIACGQDPAQTVGSSNCITQMEPAGPEGEDLYISCTMPSIELGTVGGGTNLAPQQACLQMLGVQGTSSNQPGDNARQLARVVCATVLAGELSLMAALAAGHLVKSHLAHNRSKTNLSETPSSKLQTAA from the exons ATGTTGGCACGTCTGTTCAGGCTCCATGGCCTGCTGGTGGCCTCCCACCCCTGGGAGGTAATAGTGGGCACCCTGGCTCTCACCGTCTGCCTAGTATCTATGAACAACCTGGCAGCCAGCAGCCAGATGTGCACCTGGAATGAGTGCCCTAAAGTCGAGGAG aaagTCCACAGCAGTGACATAATCATCCTAACAATCACACGCTGCATGGCCATCGTTTACATCTATTTCCAGTTCAAGAACCTGCGACAACTGGGCTCCAAATATATACTGG GTATTGCAGGgttgttcacagtgttttcCAGCTTTGTTTTCAGTACAGTGGTCATCCACTTCTTTGGGAAAGAGCTGACAGGTTTAAA TGAAGCCCTGCCGTTCTTCCTCCTGCTCATTGACCTGTCCAAAGCCTGTACATTGGCCAAATTTGCCCTCAGCTCAAACTCTCAG gaggaggtgagggagaACATCTCCCAGGGCATGGCCATCCTGGGCCCCACCTTCACCCTGGATGCTCTGGTTGAGTGTCTGGTCATTGGGATTGGCACCATGTCAG GTGTGCCTCAATTAGAGATCATGTGTTGTTTTGGCTGCATGTCTGTCCTGGCCAACTACGTTGTCTTCATGACCTTCTTCCCTGCGTGTGTCTCCCTGGTCCTGGAG CTGTCCAGGGAAAGTCGTGAGGGCCGTCCAATCTGGCAGCTGAGCCACTTTGCCCGTGTGCTGGCTGAAGAAGAGGACAATAAGCCCAATCCTGTGACCCAGAGGGTTAAAATCATCATG TCTCTGGCCCTGGCCTTGGTTCATGCTCACACTCGACTAGCAGCTGAGCATCCCAATCAGAATCGCTCGGTGGAGGGGCCCATAGCTAAGAGACTGGACTCTGGTGGTACCATGTGGCCTCTGAAGCTCACCAG TATGGACCTGGAACAGGTGATAACTCTCGGTCTAGCCCTGCTCCTGGCTGTGAAGTACGTCTTCTTTGAGCAAACGGAGACAGAGTCCTCCCTATCTCTGATGAGTCCCATTAGCAGCTCTCCTCTGACCCAGAAGCCCAGGGTGGCAGGGGACTGCTGCAGGAGGGACTTCTCAACCCCGAAACCCCAGACAACCATGAACGGTTTCTTAGTAACCAGCCCTGACACTAAACTTTCCCCTGAGGCTGACACGGCATTCAGAAAGAAGGGTGAGGCTTATAATTGGACAACAGAGGCGACTCAGCCTCCAGCAGCCCCAGTGGAGAACGGCCCGTGTGTTTCATGTTTTGGGGACTCTCTTGCTCCGACACCTCATGTTCCTCAAAGTAGCTGTGATTCAGAGGCCCGGACGCTGGAGGAATGTATGACCATCCTCTCAGATCCTCAG AGGGGGCCCCGTTTTCTTAGCGATAAAGATGTGATGAACCTGGTAACCTCACGTAACATCCTGAACTATAAATTGGAAGCTGTCCTGGAGACTCCAGAGAGGGGCGTGGCCATCAGAAGAGAAATGCTTTCACCCAAACTGCCTGTTCTCTCTGCTTTGGCTTTTTTGCCTTATAAAGACTACGACTATTCTAAG GTGATGGGTACTTGCTGTGAGAATGTCATTGGCTACATGCCGGTGCCGGTAGGAGTGGCTGGTCCTCTTCTGTTGGATGAGAAGCAGTTTTACATTCCTATGGCGACCACAGAGGGCTGCCTGGTAGCCAGCACCAACAGAGGATGCAGGGCGCTTTCT CTGAGCGGGGGTTGCCGCAGCAGCATCCTCGCTGACAGTATGACCAGGGGTCCTGTGGTGAGGCTGCCCTCGGCGTGCCGGGCTGCAGAGGTCAAAGTCTGGCTGGAGACCTCGGACGGATTCAGCATGATCAAAGAGGCTTTCGACGAGACCAGCAG GTTTGCTCGTCTGGAGAAGCTGCTGGTGGGCTTAGCTGGGAGGAACTTATACATTCGCTTTCAGTCTCAGACAGGAGACGCCATGGGCATGAACATGCTCTCCAAG GGTACTGAGCAGGCTCTGCAGAGACTCCAGCAGCAGTATCCAGATGTGGAGGTCTTGTCGGTCAGTGGCAACTATTGCACTGACAAGAAGTCTGCAGCCATTAACTGGATCCTGGGTCGGGGAAAGTCTGCTGTGTGTGAGGCCACCATCCCTGCCAACGTGGTCAGGGAG GTGTTGAAAAGCAGCACATCTTCTCTGGTGGAGCTGAACATCAACAAGAACTTGGTGGGCTCGGCCATGGCTGGCAGTATCGGGGGCTTTAATGCTCATGCGGCCAACATTGTAGCAGCCATCTACATCGCCTGTGGACAG GACCCCGCTCAGACAGTAGGAAGCTCCAACTGCATCACTCAGATGGAGCCTGCTGGTCCAGAAGGGGAGGATCTGTACATCAGCTGTACGATGCCCTCCATTGAGCTGGGCACTGTGGGAGGAGGCACAAACCTGGCACCACAGCAGGCCTGTCTACAG ATGCTCGGTGTCCAAGGTACCAGTTCCAACCAGCCAGGTGATAACGCCCGTCAGCTGGCCCGAGTGGTTTGTGCCACCGTGCTGGCAGGGGAGCTCTCCCTCATGGCCGCTCTAGCTGCTGGACACCTCGTGAAGAGTCACCTGGCCCACAACAG ATCTAAAACAAACTTGTCAGAAACACCTTCGTCAAAGTTGCAGACAGCCGCGTGA